The nucleotide sequence gtgacgtcttggtctggtcgttggacacaaacgaagtacgcgaagttgcagctatggcgaacttttaatctaaacaaaaccccaaagtctaaacgacgccctaagggctgtatatatagaggaagaggggggaatttcgtggcccttgagggtggggtccgaaaccaaccctaactcttgtttccccacacatacggactctaaaaatagcctatacttaagtatttcgaaactacatgggcctggcccattaataaggtgacgcagcacctagaatagcctatggacgaatattatgaagtggcatcttgtatatttcgtccaaggcttcatgcactccttatggcggcttcaaagtcctgaaatcatcacttgtaactccgttcttgatccccttgcgcatgccatcaactccatgtgtgttcttgctccaatgttcatccttctccaagctaggcccttcatttgtaagcaaaacaaatgtatccaatttaggcagcatcgtaatctcatgaacattagaatcattaccaagaaacgaaagtacctggtaatttaattggcgtgcgcgagctctagtaattggtccagtatatgtaacagtaggggctgtcggtgtaacaatggtattgatgtcctcatcatcaaacAAACAGGGTCAGTTGAAGAGTACGTTGAACAGCTTTCTGAATTGTATGATCAACTGACAGTTTATGAGGTTCATCCTAACACCGTTCACTATGTGACTTGTTTCATGGAAGGGTTGACACCCTCGGTGCGACTGTTGGTGGGCATCTAGCAACCAGTTGACTTAGACTCTACTTATGCATTGGCCTTGATATCTAAAGAACTTGCTGATTCGCCAAAACACCTTAGCACCTCTATTCAGTTCCCACGACAGTCTATTTCAATAGCAACACCATTGTCACATTCTTTAGTATCTCGCCCTGTTTCTGACAGAAAATTCAGTGATGTTCCTAAGCCACCTCCAGATGATCGTTGGTCTGCACTGCGTGCTTTTGGCAAGTCCAAGGGCCTCTGCTTTGTATGTGGAGAGAAGTGGGCCAGAGAACACAAATGTAAGCAGGAAGTTCAGCTACATGTGGTGCAAGAGATGTTGGATTATGTACAGTGTTCACTATCGGATAGTGAGGAAGTTCTTGAGGACGATACTATCTCGGAGGCTAATGCTATGTTCCTATCTGCAGCAGCTCTGGATGATCCCTCTGAAAGCTCAACCATGACAGTGAAAATGAAAATTCAGTTACAGGGACATGCACGGGTTTTCTTAGTGGATTCTGGCAGCACCCACACATTTTTGGACCGTGTAGTGGCTGCTAGGATGCAAGGAGTTTCTGATATGGTTGTCTCTATGGTCTAAATGGCCAATGGAAAATTAATACCCTGCACTCAAGAACTGTTGAATGGTAAGTGGACTTGTGGGGGTCATAAATTTGTTAGTAATTTCAAGGTTTTCCCCTTGGGTTACTATGATGGTATTCTGGGCATTGATTGGCTAGCTGCTCACAGCCCTATGCAAGTTGACTGGGCTGCTCACTTGCTTTCTTTTGAGCTTGATAACACCACAGTTACTCTGCTTGGGGAAGATGTTGTTCCACCATTGTGTGCATtgctttattttgctttcttttgtGTGCATTGCTATAAAAAAAGGATCCGATAATGGGGCTGCTGATTCTTTGTCAGCAGGCCACATGTTTCTTCTGAAGCAGTTCCTGAAATTCAGGCATTGTCTTCTGCTCAACTGTTGTGGCTTGAAGAAATTCTGGCTAGTTATTCTTAGGATACCTTCTCTTTGGGATTGTTGCAGCGTCTTGCCACTGATGCTGAAGCTGACAAGAAATTTTCTCTGAAAGCTGGTCTGCTTAGGGTGGATAACTGTATCTGGGTTGGAGCTGAACCTTATTTGCATCAGAAGATTGTGAGTGTGTTCCATGACAATCCACTAGGTGGCCACTCTGGTTTCCCTGTGACCTACCGTCGTGTTCGCCAGCTTTTCTGTTGGTCAGGAATGTGTGGGTTCAACAAACAGTTCATGCGCCATTGTCTAGTTTGCCAACAGGCCAAGCCGGATCGAACTCCCTACCCTAGGCTACGATAGCCTTTGCATGTACCTAACATGCCTTGGGAAATGGTAACAATGGACTTTGTGGAAGGATTGCCCACGTCTGCGCGATACACAATTGTCTCTTGGTGATCATTGATAAACTCTCGAAGTATGGTCATTTTGTCCCAATGCATCACCCTTCACTGCTGCTACAGTTGTTGAGGCCTTCTTGAACACTGTTTACATATTGCATGGTATGCCCTTGTCTATTGTTTCTGATCGCGATCGCATTTTCACCGGCCTTTTCTGGAAAGAGCTCTTTCACAAAACAGGAACCCTACTTCGAATGAGCTCTGCCCGTCACCCTTAGTCAGATGGCCAAATCGAGTGTGTTAATCAGCAGGTTGAATGTTTCCTCCGTTGTTTTATCAGTGCGCATCCCGCACACTGGGTTTAGTGGATACCACTTTGTGACTTTTGATACAACACGAACTGGCATTCAGCCATTGGTTCTACTTCTTTTGAGATCATCTACGGGCATTCTCCCCGTCATTTTGGTTTGACTTCGGATGATGTTATACAGTCAACAGATTTATAGCAGTGGCTTTCACAGCGTCAAGTAATCATGGATTCAATTCATCAACATTTGTTGCGAGCTCAACAACGTATGAAAGCGCAAGGTGATAAGCATAAGACTGAACGCACATTTGCTGTTGGTGACTCTGTTTTCCTCAAGTTGCAACCTTATCTTCAGTCGTCGGTGGCTCCGAGAGCAAATCACAAGCTAGCTTTCAAGTTTTATGGGCCATTTAAGATTCTAGCTCGTGTGGGCGAAGTTTCTTATGAGCTTGATCTTTCGGCTACCAGTCGTGTGCACCCTGTCTTCCATGTGTCTCTGCTGAAGCGTGTTCTAGCATCGGATTCTCAGGTTTTACCTCACCTGGCTCCTCCTGATGCTCATTTGCAGATTCCTGAACAAGTGCTGCAACAGAGGGTGGTCCGCCGTGGCAATAATTTTGTAGTTCAAGTGTTGTTCCGATGGAGTGATTCCTCTGCGGAACTTGCTACGTGGAAAGACAAGGAGACGCTAAAACACATGTTTCCACGAGCACCGGCTTGGGGTCAAGCCGTGTCTAAGGGACATATAGTGATTATTATACGCCAAGTGACATCAAAAGTGCGAGTTTCCGAAGATGGAATGTCTAATGTTTTTTCGTCTGGGGAATTAATCGGACTATTGCGAGCGGAACGAGCAAGGCGAGCTTTGGATGAATCAATCTATTATCGGGCAATCTTATTGGGAATAACAAGGGCTTCCCTGAATACCCAAAGTTTCATATCTGAAGCAAGTTTTCAAGAAACTACTCGAGTTTTAGCAAAAACTGCCCTACGAGATCGCATTGATTGATTGAAGGTCTTGAAAGAAAACACAGTTCTGAGAGGATTATACCTGTTGGTACTGGATTCCAAAAATTTGTGCATCGTTCCCCACAAGACAAGAACCTTTATTTCGAAATAAGAAAATCTATTGGCATCGGAAATGAGAGATTTTTTGAGGGGGGGTTTCAACGATCAAGACCATCAAGTTGACCAAGAAGCGCGTGGCGAAGAGGTTCAAAACACAACCAGGCCCAGTCGCAAGCCTCAGCGGCCTGCTAGGCTTGCTGGGCCTGAATGGGCCCAAGTTACTATGTCAACTACTTAAGCTAGATCCccgtgtctcaaaaaaaaaaacttaagCTAGATCCCCTAAAAAAACTACTTAAGCTAGAgagtgcgcgcgtgtgtgtgtaaGGCAGGCGGGACAGAACGGCTGGAAGCCGAGGCACAGCTCGTGCGTGTAGGGTGGACGAGTTGTCGATCCCCTTCCTCCTCCATTTCGAATTGTAGCTCGAGTTGCTGGCAATGTCGCCATGAAATACAATTGAGCGAGAATTGGCGCTAACAAAATTCTTCACCAAAATGTCAGAGAAGTGCACCGAAGCCAAAAGAGATCAAACGAACAATAGCACCAAACACTAACAATAACTGATCAAATCTGCATGGAATCATCTACAAGATCAAAAACCGAAATTCCGTAAGATCAAATACGTGGACATCTCTGGCTCCATACCTTTACCCGATAAGGCACCGTCACAGTGGGAGGAGAACAAGGGTAATTTTATTGTCACCAACATCACACCCTCCGCCTAAATGTCGCCAGTGAAGAATACAAAAATCAGTTTCCTTGGATTTTGCCTTTAAAATCCAACGCAATCCAACAAAATCCAACGCAATTGACTGAGTACTTCTAAACAATTCTTGAGTCTAAAAATTAAGGGGCAAGTTCAGTTTCCTTAGATTTTGCCATTGAAATCCAACGCAATCCAAGGCTGCTGGttcatcttcctcctccctccAGCGTAAGAGTAAAGAGCAGCCATATCTAAGCAAGTAACTTCGCTAGTTCATCCACTCTCAGTGTACCTCGTGGAACCACATCCGATAGAAACTCTTGTGCAAGATCATTTCTCTGCTTTCCCAATCGTCTGTCAACATCATATTTCCTTTCAACATCACTAGGTTCTTCATGTTCTATAGAATGCTTCTTTACTCTTACGCCCTTATCTGGCATGCTTTTCCCAAGGCCGGACTTCCTTCGTGCACTTTTGAAAAGTGGACCTCGTGGAGCTGTCTTTGCAAAGGCAACAGACTTTTGATAAATCACATCAGCATCAACAAACTCATTTTCATCCAAGACATTTGCCCTTCCAGTTATTGTGGCCTGTTCTAAAAGAAGTAACATTCCCTCCACACAGGACAATATATTTGAATAACTCTTTACACCATCATGTCCATTCAAATCTTTACTAATTTTTCTCGTAGTCTCTAATTTGCTGACCACATCATTCCTGCTCGTCGGACAAATGGAAGTTTCTACCACATCTGGATATTGTTCAGACTTCCCAGAGTCAACAGGAGACCTTTGAACTGGATCTCCATTTTCACTGTTGCCTGATAGGATACCTTGGCCATAAAACTGTGACGTAAGAGATGGAATCACTGTATCTGAAGTAGAAAGTTGTAATGGACCAACAACTGAGATTTCAGTTACAGCTACACTCTTAGAATTACACAATCCAGGGACTGTAAGTGGAGAACTTAGCACCATATCATTAGCAAGACTAGGATTCAAGGGATCTTCCAGAAAACGTTCACGTTCACTCAAGATGCTGTTGTAAACAGATGCTGCATTATTGACCACCTCGATAGAAGTTGGAACAGTTGCTGAATCATTTTCCATTTTATTCAATTTTTCTTCACCATTGAACGGATGTTGATCACTTGGCAAAGGAAGAGATGATTGGAATCTCCAATCATTTCCTCTCCACATCAGTATATGTTCAAACTCAAAAGACAGCAAGATACATGGAACTAGATCCTGCAAGGTACAGTTACTCATGCTTTGAACAAAACAACCATATAACAACACAATACAACAGATTAATCAAACCTTCAGTTTAGCTCCAATTTTTCTGCAATCACTTTTGTTTAGACTTGAGCAATCAACTCGGACAAGATCACATGCTTCAAATGCTTCTCTAACTTCCTTCACAAGGTTAGCATAAACACCATTTTTTCCTGTACAAAATTAAACGAATTGAGATATGGCCCAATGACTCAATCATACAATCGAAACGTGCAGATCAAAATGTTGTATATGGATATACGATATACACCGTACTAAGAAAAATCAGAAAAGCTGGAATAAGGCTATAGGAAATAGGGAAAAAAAATCAGATACCATCCAGTTTTTTCGCCATACGTATGGCTGTAGGACCAAACCATAGCAAGTTAACCAGTTGAGGCAAAGCAAGTATGAGTGTCTACTCTACATTGAGTTTGGTCACAGGCATTAAATCTTTAATTGTTTTTTAACATAAGTACAACGTAGAAGGTAGAACCAAAAAAAGGGCATACAAATTTTGCAACAATAACTGCTTTGGCCTTGTTTAAGAGATCTTCTTTTCTTATCTATTTTTTGAACAATGAATAATATATCATGCAACATGCATCAACTTGTCGTATTAGAGTAATTGACTGGTACATTTTATAAGCCATGCAACATGCATCAACTTGTGATTTCGGATTTCTTTTGCCTTTTTTGCGAGAGGGCTCTTCTTTCTCCTTACTATGTTATCTACTGAGCATCCGATGTTTAAAATATGGTTCAAAGCAACATACATGGAAAATAAACATCTTTACCAAGTTTGCAAATTGGTGCTAATTGACACCCTCTCTTGCGCATTTGTGTTGCCTCGTCTGAAGTTAAGCCATCCGGCACCGTTTTGACCAGGCGAGGGTACATCGGTGCTGCAGGTCTCCAGAGCATAAGTGGAAAAACTGGGCGAGTCCTGTAATTATAGTTTCTGCCACGAAAGAGAAATATAACACCCCCTTGACGGTGTATTACTTTTCCTCCAACTTTTTCCTGCTCAAGTATGTGGTGTAACTTATGAGAAAGTAATCAGCAGACAAGCTGCCACCAGAAAGTGAAGAGGACAACAAAACAGAAACTACATAAATGAGTTAACACAACTTTTAGATTAATTCATTTAAAATGGCGAACTAGCTTACTGGTGAACTAAAAAATAAGAGTGCAATTCCTCTCCGAGCTAGAAGAGGAAATGGCATCAGTATTGACACCCGTAGTAATGGGTGGAAACTTTAACTTGGTCCACGAGAATGCGGATAAAAGCGAACATCTACTCCGCGTCTGGGGCGCCAAAAGGGGAAGGGGCGCCAGACCGTTCAAAGCTGACACGCCCCAAGAGATCTAGTTGGACCAAAAGATTGATGCGTCCGGTCTCTCATAGAGAATGGGCTCATTGATATGCGCTTGAAGACCAATCCTTTTGTACAAAGAGGAAGTTTACTGGTGCCAACGGGGATGTCAGAAGTGGTTGCAACTGAACAATCTTGAGAAGGAGCATAAACTGATGTTTTCTGAGATGAACCAACTTTACAACATGATTAAGGTCAAGGTCAATCAACATGCCAGTGAAGAAGCACTCAAGCGCTCTTGGCTTCTTCTGAAGAAGCATTACACAGTTGAAGAACTGGATGcgcctccttcaacttcttcaccGCCCGGCGCCAGGGACGACTAGTGCCTATGTCCTCATCTTATTGGTTAGCTTTGATGCCAAAGAGGgagaacataatgattagaagctTCAAGATGTATTTGTTAGCTTAATCCAAACAAATTTGAGTTCTGTTAGGAGTATGCTAGTTAACTAGGCTAGTGTAGCCGTGGGTGCTAGCATGTTTGGTTAGGATTAGTATAAGTGTGATCAAGGTTGCCGGATAAttagtagtactagtaatataggaAAGTATAGACATGCCGAGGGTGAGGACTGAGGAGGGTAACGGATGGAGCCCCCGCCCGCCCGGTGGGATCCGGGCCGCCGGCCGCCTCTCCGCCGGGGCTCCGGCGCGTCTCGTGCGCAGCACTTCGGTTCGGGTTCACCATGGGACACCGGCGCGGCCGGACCAATGACCGTGACCGTGCGTTGCTGCTGTTGCGGACCGCCGCCTCCGGCGGGAATATTCAGGGAATTGTTCTCatctcccctcccctctcccctcccgagtccccccccccccgtgggcgGCCGGGAGGCCCCCAGATCCCGTCGGCCGGCCctcccccactcctcctcctccctcgccactgcccaagggcgcggccaggcgaagcctggtcgtcgccggcggcggcggggactcggGCCCTCTCGCTCGCGTGGGGCTGGTGCGGGCCGGCGCCCCCGGGCCGGAGCATGGCGGCGGGCCGGACGCCACGCCGGGTGGTGGCGGCGCCTCCGCGACTTCGCTCCCCCGCAGCAGGAGGCCTCGCGATCTGGTGCGTCGCGGTcgccagggacggcggcggcaTGACCGGATCGGttcgcggcggcgcggccggatccATGCCCAAGCGTGGGCCTTGATCGCTGGTCTGCCGTCGGCACGGTGGTGGGTGCGACTCGTCGGCAGCTGGGCAGATCCGTCGGGATTCTACCCTTGTCTGATCCTTGACAACGCGGgcaactccgggggaaaccctagatctccttgggatcgagcgatggtggcgcttttgcgtcgtagtccctctttagggcatcgttttggagtttaCTCCGATTGAAGGGACCAGCGACGTCGGCGGCGCACGTCTGGTGgagcaactgccgatgaaaatcgcATCGACTACGGTCATGGCGAACGATTGCGGCGTCTTAGATGTCGttcccttgtcgaggcatcgtcgttgcagtctgcgtcatcaggctcgggatgctccgggggaaaccctagatctgggtcttccggatcggatgatgatggcgttttatcgctttccctcctgggggcatcgttttggagcaagtgatggCTGGGGGATGGTGGAGCGGGActtcatctcacacattgatggcggcggagatcggcggcatggcgctgtggaggctcggcgtccgatgcgcgaagatggactcgcgcaggaggaggtagctgtctggcgtcatggtgacgtcgatggctgagTGGCCAAACAAGGTAGAAGCCTTTATATGATCTGAAGACGgaacctgtggaagatggcggcgacgacacacgagtgcgtctgaccggattgtgccccagacccggtatgtggctcggctggggcttccggcttttgatgttaggcttaggtgagtggtctgggtagtggcccagctagcaccccttcatcatatggataggagtagcggcatatgttgccaagatggtggattcaggtatattgtttgtaatactttgtaaggtccttgagaataatcaataaagtggtcgtatgcatctcccagatgcagaggccgggggtcatcctccttttctaaaaataaaataaaaaaaggaaagtatAGACAAGTCGGTTTAGAGTTTCCTTATGTTGGCGTGAGTTCTATTGGGACTAGGTAACTTGTCCGTGTAGGACTTGGGTTCCCGATGGTCATGGTTGTGTATATATACACAGCCAGGTGCGTAAGTTTATTTTAACCGTGAGTCCAGAAAACCAGAAAATCAATAAAGAggaaaagagggcacgacaagaGCCCTTGGCTATCAGTTTTGTGTGTACGCGTGTTCGTCTAGTTTGATGTGGCTATCAGTTGTGTGTGCGCGTGTTCGTCTagtttgatgtgatcgatcctgtgggcgAATTTCCAACAGTATTTGGGAGGGCAACCTAAGTTGATATACGGTTCTCAGTTCCTCTGATGattcatgtatgatttgtaaaCTCTAAGTCTCTGTGATATTGTGCTACAATATGTGTGACGTGCTTATTCATATGCATGTTGCCAATTCTTTAAGATCACATATGTGCATTGTTGTTTCTTCCTTCTTATTCATACCCAATGCACTCCCACAGATTATGTAAGTGCATCTACTGTCCCCTAGAGGGTTTTCGATGATTAATGACAAAATAgttaaggaactaatgtgtttgtgagtatacacaggcgAAAGTCCCTGGGGATTTGGTTTAGAATGAGAGTTATGACCCCGAAAATTTGTGATGACAATGAATACTTTGGGATTGCCTGTTCGAGAAACAATCAGCTCGCAGAGAGGATAATGAAGCGTAGTGAAGACTGTTTTttctagtttcattttcttctattTGTGTCATAGGGCAAACCGTACTATTAAGGGAGTCTTAAGTGAAAGTTGAGATCTAGGTCTTTGATGTATGCTTAATCCAAACCTCTTCAAGTGAAGACTTGGAAATCTCTTCGTGCGCCGTGATTTTCTCTGTGAGTCCGAGACGATGTTCTTCAGGACTCCAAAGAAGAATCAGGTGCAGTTGAGTCGACTTGACTTGTGCTGCAAGTAAGTCACAGGCCACTTTTAAAATCCGACAATAACTCCACGTGCCGGTTGTCTGTTAGGTGGCGAGTACCCATGTTGGTCATTTCAAACCTTGGCATTGCGCcaactataaatagccaccccgcttcAACTTTAGATGATTGGCTGCTCCAGAAAGAATTGATAGGAGTTTGTCAGACCAACCAATCCTCTTGCAAGAGATTGAGAGAATCCTAAGGGAGGGGAAAAAAACCAGAGCCTAAAATCTgctaagtgattgagcatcactgaagaacaAGTCGAAACTTAACTTAACCTATTACTCTTGTGGACTATGCATCCACTAGACTGTTAGGTGTCAATTCTGAGCTCTAAGAGTAATTGTGGACGACCGAAGAACAAGACTGTGAAGGTCCTGGAGATCTACCTCGAAGATCTTGGGCAAAGTCTaagtgactttagctcaaggagaataggaTAAAGGCTTTGCCTTCTGAATTAAATCTTGGCCTCTCCAAGCAGACATAGAGTTGTGCCAGCAACTCGAACTAGCCAAACCAATTTGTactccccactcccccccccccccccccccctcctccgcAAGGCTGCTCCATCACCACTTCTAATCTTCAACTGTTCTTCATTCTAGACGGGAAACCAGGCTGCATTGGTGATTCCATACACGTGAATACCGAGAGAGGGATCAGTCCTTTGATCCTCGAATGGGACAAGTAATTCTTCCGGTTGGGAGGTTTAATCCTAGTTGCGGGAATCTgcctcaacatcttcaccaacctCTTCTCTCTGCTGCGTAGTTGATAAAAATCAGATCTAACTCTCTTTGCATCTTCATAGTGATCCTGGGTTTTATTTGTAGGATGGAATTTTTTTGTTTGccactacgtttcccaacacgctAAGCTTCAAGACCACATATACATTTTTACATTAAGCTCATGGGGTCAGGCAAACCTAGGTTGGTAGAGCTGGCAGTTAATACCTTGGTAGGGTGGGAACTGGTCTTGGACGAGGAAAATGAGGCTCTCATGCTTCCCTTCTCCAAGGAAGAAATTGAGTCGGCATTGCACTCCGTGAAAACTAATACAATACAATGCCAAGACCGGACAGGTTACAGGTTAAAAAGCTCTGGGGAACAATTAAGGACATAGTTTGCGCGATTGTGAATGATTTCGTGCTTGGGATGGTCGACATTGCTGCTCCCGATGTTCAAGGGGGTGACTGTACTACGAAATTTCGCCCTAAACGTAATGTTCAAGTTGGTTGCTAAGTACTACACTAACAGACTGGCTCACTTAGCTCATCACATCGTCAATAGCTGCCAATCTGCATCTATTAAGAGTAGGCATATTTTGGAATTAGTTCTCTCCCTCTACGAAATAGTGTGTGACGTGAGTTAGGAAACAACCAGCGGTCCTACTTAAACTTGAGCTCAAGAAGCCCTAGTGCACCACATTTTGCACTTCGTTTGGGTGGGTAGGCATATTTTGGAATTAGTTCTCTCCCTCTACGAAATAGTGTGTGACGTGAGTTAGGAAACAACCAGTGGTCCTACTTAAACATGAGCTCAAGAAGCCCTAGTGCACCACATTTTGCACTTCGCTTGGGTGGGTAGGCATATTTTGGAATTAGTTCTCTCCCTCTACGAAATAGTGTGTGACGTGAGTTAGGAAACAACCAGCGGTCCTACTTAAACTTGAGCTCAAGAAGCCCTAGTGCACCACATTTTGCACTTCGTTTGGGTGGGTAGGCATATTTTGGAATTAGTTCTCTCCCTCTACGAAATAGTGTGTGACGTGAGTTAGAAAACAACCAGCGGTCCTACTTAAACTTGAGCTCAAGAAGCCCCAGTGCACCACATTTTGCACTTCGTTTGGGTGGGTAGGCATATTTTGGAATTAGTTCTCTCCCTCTACGAAATAGTGTGTGACGTGAGTTAGGAAACAACCAGCGGTCCTACTTAAACTTGAGCTCAAGAAGCCCTAGTGCAAATTGTGATTTTTATCAACGAGGAGTTGGAGCCCTTTAGGAACGGAAGAGATCTGCACTAAGGCAGCCTGCTTTCAGCCCCACAATGTTTGATATTGTTGCCCAAGCGGTTGCTTCGATGCTCGATAAGGCATGTCACATTAAGAGTGGTGCCGCACTTCATCCCGGGGGGTTACCCAACTCCAATAGGCAAACAACCCCATGTTGTTGTTTCACCCAGACCAACATAGCATTGCCACCAACAAGCTCCTTTTAAGTTTCAAGGTAATGTCCAATATAAAAAACAATTTCTTTCTGGGTTTTGCTTCGGTGCCCCGCCCCCCTAAAAGTTTGCACGGATCTTGAAGTTATTTTAAAAGGCTATCGTCGTATTAGCCTACAGATCAAACGTATTGAGTACATTGATTTGGATACAAAAGACTATATTATCCGTTTTTGTTGAAGGGGTACCTTCTAATCTCCACCTTTAATCTGCATCGATGTCCGTAAAATTTTCTAGGGAGGTGTACCGAAGGAAAGTTCTTTCTACAAACGTAAGGTGGTCGCCATGGGGATGCACGAGGGCGAAGATCGCATGGTGGCCAATCTTCTGAATAGTAACTTGGCGGCCTTCCTGATCTTGTACCGGTTTGCAATTAGTGATAGAAA is from Triticum aestivum cultivar Chinese Spring chromosome 3A, IWGSC CS RefSeq v2.1, whole genome shotgun sequence and encodes:
- the LOC123061224 gene encoding CRS2-associated factor 1, chloroplastic codes for the protein MATNTLPSRSLLAAPAQHPGLRLGTSLRLSLSLSHHNQPADDPEGRRAPVGSHPAFSRGNRAKKIPVPTTGEPAAGIRVTDRGLAYHLEGAPFEFQYSYTEAPRARPVALREAPFLPFGPEATPRPWTGRKPLPKSRKELPEFDSFVLPPHGKKGVKPVQSPGPFLAGMEPRYQAASREEVLGEPLTRDEVAVLVKGNLKAKRQLNMGRDGLTHNMLENIHAHWKRKRVCKIKCKGVCTVDMDNVCQQLEEKVGGKVIHRQGGVIFLFRGRNYNYRTRPVFPLMLWRPAAPMYPRLVKTVPDGLTSDEATQMRKRGCQLAPICKLGKNGVYANLVKEVREAFEACDLVRVDCSSLNKSDCRKIGAKLKDLVPCILLSFEFEHILMWRGNDWRFQSSLPLPSDQHPFNGEEKLNKMENDSATVPTSIEVVNNAASVYNSILSERERFLEDPLNPSLANDMVLSSPLTVPGLCNSKSVAVTEISVVGPLQLSTSDTVIPSLTSQFYGQGILSGNSENGDPVQRSPVDSGKSEQYPDVVETSICPTSRNDVVSKLETTRKISKDLNGHDGVKSYSNILSCVEGMLLLLEQATITGRANVLDENEFVDADVIYQKSVAFAKTAPRGPLFKSARRKSGLGKSMPDKGVRVKKHSIEHEEPSDVERKYDVDRRLGKQRNDLAQEFLSDVVPRGTLRVDELAKLLA